In Plodia interpunctella isolate USDA-ARS_2022_Savannah chromosome 17, ilPloInte3.2, whole genome shotgun sequence, one genomic interval encodes:
- the LOC128677208 gene encoding mitochondrial intermembrane space import and assembly protein 40-B — protein MSGRSMLSSGPAGKDLVIVAERAELATPSSARLPEPEPAPGLILPDGHINWGCPCLGGMATGPCGPQFREAFSCFHYSEADPKGSDCYEKFSVMQECMAEYPELYGRDDDDDLAEAMEAAGEVADNADHKQAAGDVADNADRKQAAAPAP, from the exons ATGTCGGGGCGGTCGATGCTGTCGTCGGGCCCGGCGGGCAAGGACCTGGTGATAGTGGCGGAGCGCGCGGAGCTGGCGACGCCCAGCAGCGCGCGGCTGCCGGAGCCCGAGCCCGCGCCCGGCCTCATCCTGCCCGACGGCCACATCAACTGGGGCTGCCCCTGCCTCGGCGGCATGGCCACCGGGCCCTGCGGGCCGCAGTTCCGCGAGGCTTTCTCTTGCTTCCACTACAG CGAAGCGGATCCGAAGGGCAGCGACTGCTACGAGAAGTTTAGCGTGATGCAGGAGTGCATGGCTGAGTACCCCGAGCTGTACGGTCGCGACGACGACGACGACCTGGCCGAGGCAATGGAGGCCGCGGGCGAGGTCGCGGACAACGCGGACCATAAGCAGGCCGCGGGCGACGTCGCGGACAACGCGGACCGCAAGCAGGCCGCAGCGCCGGCGCCCTGA